The proteins below are encoded in one region of Clostridium pasteurianum DSM 525 = ATCC 6013:
- a CDS encoding PHP domain-containing protein, translated as MYFKGDFHSHSTESDGKLSPEELVTLAKTKDIDIMAITDHDTTKGINKAVLAGNKLNLKVIPGMELSTRYNDESIHVLAYFKDDSFNNSDFQDFLKNLTDYRVKRAEIITSNLKKFFDIDIDYKKVLQSANGVVARPHIAKAIINAGYNYTIDYIFKNIINEGSPAYVPNKKLPLEEGIQLLRSVNSIVVLAHPVLAKKTPVKELLKFDFDGIEAIYPLNTSEDTERLLKLAKDYNKLITAGSDFHSGEKADTKHGTLGSVYLDSYNIEKFLKKFNQ; from the coding sequence ATGTATTTTAAAGGTGATTTTCACAGTCATTCAACAGAATCCGATGGAAAACTTTCTCCAGAAGAGTTAGTAACTTTAGCCAAGACTAAAGATATAGATATTATGGCAATTACTGATCATGATACTACAAAAGGTATTAATAAAGCTGTCCTAGCAGGCAATAAATTAAATTTAAAAGTAATCCCTGGTATGGAACTTTCAACACGATACAATGATGAAAGCATTCATGTACTTGCTTATTTTAAAGATGATTCTTTTAATAACAGTGATTTTCAGGATTTTCTAAAGAATTTAACTGATTATAGAGTAAAAAGAGCTGAAATTATAACAAGTAATCTAAAAAAATTTTTTGATATAGACATTGACTATAAAAAGGTTCTCCAAAGTGCAAATGGCGTAGTGGCAAGACCTCATATTGCGAAAGCTATAATAAATGCTGGATACAACTATACTATAGACTATATTTTTAAAAACATTATAAATGAAGGAAGCCCGGCATATGTTCCAAATAAAAAACTTCCACTAGAAGAGGGGATACAATTACTCAGATCTGTAAATTCCATTGTTGTACTTGCTCATCCTGTATTGGCGAAAAAAACTCCAGTGAAGGAGTTACTGAAGTTTGATTTTGATGGAATAGAAGCCATTTATCCCCTTAACACTTCTGAGGATACTGAAAGACTATTAAAACTAGCTAAAGATTATAATAAATTAATAACTGCTGGTTCTGATTTTCACAGTGGTGAAAAAGCTGATACAAAACATGGTACTCTAGGTTCTGTTTATTTGGATTCTTATAATATAGAAAAATTTCTTAAGAAATTTAATCAATAG
- a CDS encoding aminopeptidase, with protein MSDKKSDLEKNYEYAWQKYSQGDLTKIFELADRYKNFISICKTERECIAEFIKLARKQGYSDINDIINDGKTLKAGDKVYANNRGKSLALYVIGKEPFEKGLKILGAHVDSPRMDLKQNPLYEDTDLAMLETHYYGGIKKYQWVTIPLAIHGVIVKKDGEIINVIIGEDESDPVFGVSDLLIHLSQDQLKKSLATGITGEDLNILVGSIPSSDKDIKTKVKYNILKILNEKYNISEEDFVSAELEVVPAGKARDYGFDKSMIMGYGQDDRICAYTSFEAMMDINETDKTCVTILADKEEIGSVGATGMHSKFFENATAEVVQCAGDYNDIKLKRALANSKMLSSDVSAAFDPNYPSVMEKKNTAYLGKGVVFNKYTGARGKSGCNDARAEYLAEIRAMMDKHNVSWQTSELGKVDQGGGGTIAYILAQYGMDVIDSGVALLNMHAPWEISSKVDIYETQNAYRAFLIEA; from the coding sequence ATGTCAGATAAAAAGAGTGATTTGGAAAAAAACTATGAGTATGCATGGCAAAAGTATTCTCAAGGAGATTTAACTAAAATATTTGAATTGGCAGATAGATATAAAAATTTCATATCTATATGTAAAACTGAAAGAGAGTGTATTGCTGAATTTATAAAACTAGCAAGAAAACAGGGCTATTCAGATATAAATGATATTATAAATGATGGTAAGACATTAAAAGCTGGAGATAAAGTATATGCAAATAATAGAGGAAAAAGTTTGGCTTTGTATGTAATAGGTAAAGAACCTTTTGAGAAGGGATTAAAAATATTAGGAGCTCATGTAGATTCACCAAGAATGGATTTAAAACAGAATCCTCTTTATGAGGATACAGATCTGGCAATGCTTGAAACTCATTATTATGGTGGAATAAAAAAATATCAATGGGTTACTATACCTCTTGCAATACATGGAGTAATAGTAAAAAAAGATGGAGAAATAATAAATGTAATTATTGGAGAAGATGAGTCGGATCCAGTCTTTGGAGTATCAGATCTCTTAATACATTTATCTCAGGATCAGCTTAAAAAATCTTTAGCTACTGGTATTACGGGAGAAGATTTAAACATACTAGTTGGTAGTATACCATCATCAGACAAGGATATAAAAACTAAAGTTAAGTACAATATACTTAAAATTTTGAATGAAAAATATAATATAAGTGAAGAAGATTTTGTATCTGCAGAACTGGAAGTTGTCCCTGCCGGAAAGGCCAGAGATTATGGTTTTGATAAGAGTATGATTATGGGGTATGGTCAAGATGACAGAATATGTGCCTATACTTCCTTTGAAGCTATGATGGATATAAATGAAACTGATAAGACCTGCGTAACAATACTAGCTGATAAAGAGGAGATTGGGAGTGTTGGAGCTACTGGTATGCATTCAAAATTCTTTGAAAATGCTACGGCAGAAGTGGTGCAATGTGCCGGAGATTATAATGATATAAAGCTTAAGAGAGCTCTTGCCAATTCTAAAATGTTATCTTCCGATGTAAGTGCAGCTTTTGATCCAAACTATCCTTCTGTTATGGAAAAGAAAAATACAGCTTATCTTGGAAAGGGTGTTGTGTTTAATAAATATACAGGAGCAAGAGGGAAGTCTGGTTGTAATGATGCTAGGGCTGAATATTTAGCTGAAATAAGGGCTATGATGGATAAGCATAATGTTTCCTGGCAGACTTCAGAACTTGGCAAGGTGGACCAAGGTGGTGGTGGAACTATAGCATACATACTTGCACAATATGGCATGGATGTAATAGATTCCGGAGTAGCACTTTTAAATATGCATGCTCCTTGGGAGATTTCCAGCAAAGTAGATATTTACGAAACCCAAAATGCCTATAGGGCTTTTCTGATAGAAGCCTAA
- a CDS encoding 5-formyltetrahydrofolate cyclo-ligase, translating into MKTSNAKSDFRECIAKRREELSLSDKKEKDSAIYEIITKSKEFIEAEVLFIYVSFGKEVDTHNIIKYALNLGKKVCAPRVISRLSGMKALKVNDLEELELSSYGILEPKDTAEEVKLDDMDLAIIPGLAFDLKGDRIGYGGGFYDRFFSNKNSRVKKMALAYGFQLFDKIPIEDHDMSIDCIATENALKSIR; encoded by the coding sequence ATGAAGACGAGTAATGCAAAAAGTGATTTTAGAGAATGTATAGCTAAAAGAAGAGAAGAATTATCCTTATCAGACAAAAAAGAAAAAGACAGTGCTATATATGAAATAATAACTAAAAGTAAGGAATTTATTGAAGCAGAAGTTCTATTTATCTATGTAAGTTTTGGTAAGGAAGTGGATACACACAATATAATAAAATACGCTCTTAATTTAGGTAAAAAAGTCTGCGCTCCAAGGGTTATCAGTCGCTTAAGTGGAATGAAAGCACTTAAAGTAAATGATTTAGAAGAACTTGAATTGAGCAGCTATGGAATTTTAGAACCAAAGGATACAGCAGAAGAAGTAAAGTTAGACGATATGGATTTGGCTATAATTCCAGGCTTGGCTTTTGACTTAAAAGGAGATAGAATTGGCTACGGTGGTGGTTTTTATGATAGGTTTTTTTCAAATAAAAACTCACGTGTAAAAAAAATGGCTTTAGCTTATGGATTTCAACTATTTGATAAAATTCCTATAGAAGATCACGACATGTCTATTGATTGTATAGCAACTGAAAATGCTTTGAAAAGTATTAGATAG
- the hprK gene encoding HPr(Ser) kinase/phosphatase, translating into MPVKVKTLVEDLGLEVLIAGSEETEVCLSDINRPGLQFAGFYNYFANERIQIVGKTEWSFLEAMRSEIRKKRLKKFFQFETPCIIIARDLIPHEEFIEEATRRNTWLVRSNAITTRFISKVMNYLDDKLAPETRLHGVLVDVYGFGILITGESGIGKSETALELIKRGHRLIADDAVDIKAIEGVLHARSPFITSGMLEVRGMGIIDVPALYGLSSVLETKTIDLVMYLEQWKEGKDYDRLGIDNECIEILNVPVRKMTLPIRPGRNLAVIIEAAAANYRYGLSCKISPVETINHRMDVNEDE; encoded by the coding sequence ATGCCTGTTAAGGTTAAAACATTAGTAGAAGATTTAGGGTTAGAAGTACTTATTGCAGGATCAGAGGAGACAGAAGTTTGCTTAAGTGACATAAACAGGCCTGGATTGCAATTTGCTGGATTTTATAATTATTTTGCCAACGAGAGAATACAGATTGTAGGGAAAACAGAATGGAGCTTTTTGGAGGCAATGAGATCTGAAATAAGAAAAAAAAGATTGAAAAAATTTTTTCAATTTGAAACTCCATGTATAATTATAGCAAGGGATCTTATACCTCATGAAGAATTTATAGAAGAAGCTACGAGAAGAAACACATGGCTTGTTAGGTCTAATGCTATTACTACTAGATTTATAAGTAAGGTTATGAATTATTTGGATGATAAATTGGCACCGGAAACAAGACTTCATGGAGTTCTAGTGGATGTATATGGTTTTGGTATACTTATAACCGGTGAAAGCGGTATAGGTAAAAGTGAAACGGCTTTGGAGCTTATAAAAAGAGGCCATAGGCTTATAGCTGATGATGCAGTTGATATCAAAGCTATTGAGGGAGTATTACATGCAAGATCACCATTTATAACTTCAGGAATGCTTGAAGTCAGAGGGATGGGTATAATAGATGTTCCAGCCCTGTATGGTCTTAGTTCTGTTTTGGAAACAAAAACTATTGATTTAGTTATGTATTTAGAACAATGGAAAGAAGGCAAGGATTATGATAGACTTGGGATAGATAACGAATGTATAGAAATTCTGAATGTTCCCGTAAGAAAAATGACATTGCCTATAAGACCGGGTAGAAATTTAGCTGTCATAATTGAAGCGGCTGCAGCAAATTATAGATATGGACTTAGCTGTAAGATATCACCAGTGGAAACAATTAATCATAGAATGGATGTGAATGAAGACGAGTAA
- the glpX gene encoding class II fructose-bisphosphatase, protein MLKVDITMALVRVTEAAAIRSAKFMGRGDKIAADQAAVDGMEKAFDLMPVRGTVVIGEGELDKAPMLYIGQKVGMNKPDMPEMDIAVDPLDGTILIAKGSPNAIAVVAMGPKGSLLHAPDMYMKKIAVGAGAKGAIDIDKSVAENVISVAKALNKDVTELTVVVQERERHDYIVQEARDIGARVRLFGEGDVATILACGFEESGIDLFMGIGGAPEGVIAATAIKCMGGEMQARLMPYSEEEKIRCKSMGIEDVNKTLNIDDLVKSDDVLFAATGITDGDLLKGVSYSKRRFATTHSIVMSSETGVVRFVEGRHDLSKSELVI, encoded by the coding sequence ATGTTGAAAGTTGATATAACAATGGCTCTCGTAAGAGTAACAGAAGCTGCGGCTATAAGATCAGCAAAATTTATGGGAAGAGGAGATAAAATAGCTGCAGATCAAGCAGCAGTGGATGGAATGGAAAAGGCTTTTGATTTAATGCCTGTAAGAGGAACTGTTGTAATTGGAGAAGGGGAGCTTGATAAGGCACCTATGCTTTATATAGGTCAAAAAGTTGGAATGAATAAACCTGATATGCCTGAAATGGATATAGCAGTTGATCCCTTAGATGGAACTATTTTAATTGCTAAAGGATCCCCTAATGCCATAGCAGTTGTTGCTATGGGACCAAAGGGAAGCCTGCTTCATGCACCAGATATGTATATGAAAAAAATAGCTGTAGGTGCTGGTGCTAAAGGTGCAATAGACATAGATAAAAGTGTTGCTGAAAATGTAATAAGTGTGGCAAAAGCACTTAATAAAGATGTGACGGAACTCACAGTAGTAGTTCAAGAGAGAGAAAGACATGATTACATAGTTCAGGAAGCAAGGGATATTGGAGCAAGAGTTAGACTGTTTGGAGAAGGAGATGTGGCTACCATTTTGGCTTGCGGATTTGAAGAGTCAGGAATAGATTTGTTCATGGGAATTGGAGGAGCTCCAGAAGGAGTTATTGCAGCAACAGCTATAAAATGTATGGGCGGAGAAATGCAGGCAAGACTTATGCCTTATAGTGAAGAAGAAAAGATAAGATGTAAGTCCATGGGTATTGAAGATGTAAATAAAACATTAAATATAGATGATTTGGTAAAATCAGATGATGTTCTCTTTGCAGCTACAGGTATAACAGATGGAGATCTTCTTAAGGGTGTTTCCTATTCTAAAAGGAGATTTGCTACTACGCATTCTATTGTCATGAGCTCTGAAACTGGTGTAGTAAGGTTTGTTGAAGGAAGACATGATTTAAGTAAGAGCGAATTAGTAATATAA
- a CDS encoding aspartyl-phosphate phosphatase Spo0E family protein, with protein sequence MDYNLNLLVSEIDDLRNELYKLLLNNSLTDDKVVTYSQKLDKLLVEYHNARKLLKKAS encoded by the coding sequence ATGGATTATAACTTGAATCTTTTAGTCAGTGAAATAGATGATCTGAGAAATGAGCTATATAAGCTTTTACTCAATAATTCTTTAACTGACGATAAAGTAGTTACTTACAGTCAAAAATTGGACAAACTATTAGTTGAATATCACAATGCACGAAAATTATTAAAAAAAGCATCTTAA
- a CDS encoding glycosyltransferase family 39 protein produces MKKIKFTRETIALIIIVILSAILNFVNLSSAQYNSYYAAAVKSMTTSFKNFFFVAFDPAGFVTIDKPPVGFWFQAISAKIFGFSTVSILLPSAIAGVLSVVIIYIIVKRAFGTSAGLLSALFLAITPVFVAVSRNNTIDNILIFFLLLSCLALSIAAGKGKFKYLILSMVLLGIGFNVKMLQAYLIGPALYVTYLLSTTVSFKKRIINLAAGTVILLVVSLSWALIVDAIPSSSRPYVDSSTNNTVMELIVGHNGSERFSLSKNNNGPGNIGGGGTPPGISGNNSSSSSNSDNTTGEQRPSRDWRQQGNSNGSFPSAMAGGGPSSNPMGGGSGLQGSFGGQTVQGFRRLFSKNMLSDQIVWFLPLAIIGFIATVIREKMRFKLDNKKKQSLMLWTVWFFPLFLYFSFNVGTWHDYYLTMLAPPASALAAIGLVSMWKMFKEGGWRSWILPTALIVNGAVQLLECSYFTSYSSIVLVLMIIIAVLSIGSSIVLIILNLSGKDKYLDLKKIFSCIAIIGFLAAPFTGSAALLSGGGNGSSPYGGLELLSEGGMGVRMGNNGLNSNTKLIEFLQKNKTSKQKYLLVVSNSNSASDIIINTGEPVMSIGGFLGKNNAITLEEFKKMVVNGEIRYVMAGGMGQGNGSSDIMNWVKQNGKLVSSSEYSDSDNISNNVSDSNSNSISNSKNDNRDDGRNGNSSQQLYDLNSYTEANN; encoded by the coding sequence ATGAAAAAAATTAAATTTACTAGAGAAACAATTGCACTAATAATAATTGTAATATTATCTGCAATACTAAATTTTGTAAATCTTAGCAGTGCACAATATAACTCCTATTATGCAGCAGCAGTAAAAAGTATGACAACAAGCTTTAAGAATTTTTTCTTTGTGGCTTTTGATCCAGCTGGATTTGTGACAATTGATAAGCCACCTGTAGGTTTTTGGTTCCAGGCAATTTCAGCAAAAATATTTGGATTTAGTACAGTAAGCATTTTGTTACCTTCAGCTATAGCTGGAGTACTATCGGTAGTAATAATATATATTATCGTTAAAAGAGCTTTTGGAACATCAGCAGGATTGTTGTCAGCCTTATTTCTTGCAATAACTCCTGTCTTTGTGGCCGTAAGCAGAAATAATACCATAGATAATATACTTATATTTTTCTTGTTACTTTCCTGCTTAGCACTTTCAATTGCAGCAGGAAAAGGAAAATTTAAATATCTAATATTGAGTATGGTCCTTCTGGGCATTGGATTTAATGTAAAGATGCTTCAAGCCTATTTAATAGGACCTGCACTTTATGTAACCTATCTCCTTTCAACAACAGTTTCATTTAAGAAAAGAATAATAAATCTTGCAGCAGGTACAGTGATATTGCTTGTAGTATCTTTATCCTGGGCGTTAATAGTTGATGCAATTCCATCATCAAGTAGACCTTATGTTGATAGTAGCACTAATAATACTGTAATGGAACTTATTGTTGGACACAATGGATCAGAAAGATTCTCATTATCTAAAAATAATAATGGACCAGGAAACATAGGAGGTGGAGGTACCCCACCTGGAATTTCTGGAAATAATTCAAGTTCTTCCTCAAATAGCGACAATACAACGGGAGAGCAAAGACCTTCAAGGGATTGGAGACAACAGGGTAATTCTAATGGATCTTTTCCATCAGCAATGGCTGGAGGTGGACCAAGCAGCAATCCTATGGGGGGCGGATCAGGACTTCAAGGTAGTTTTGGAGGACAAACTGTCCAAGGGTTTAGAAGATTGTTTTCTAAAAATATGCTTTCGGATCAAATTGTATGGTTCTTACCTTTGGCAATTATAGGATTTATAGCAACTGTTATAAGAGAAAAAATGAGATTTAAGCTTGATAACAAAAAGAAACAATCTTTAATGCTATGGACTGTATGGTTTTTTCCGTTATTTTTATATTTTAGCTTTAACGTAGGAACTTGGCATGATTACTATTTGACAATGCTTGCTCCGCCAGCCTCAGCTTTAGCAGCAATAGGGCTCGTATCAATGTGGAAAATGTTTAAAGAAGGTGGATGGAGATCATGGATTTTACCGACAGCACTTATTGTTAATGGAGCAGTACAATTACTAGAATGTTCTTATTTTACAAGTTATTCATCTATTGTATTAGTATTAATGATAATAATAGCTGTTTTAAGTATAGGTTCTTCTATAGTTCTTATAATATTAAATTTATCGGGTAAAGATAAATATTTAGATTTAAAGAAAATTTTTTCATGCATAGCCATTATTGGATTTTTGGCAGCTCCTTTTACTGGATCAGCAGCACTTCTGTCTGGAGGAGGAAATGGATCTTCACCTTATGGTGGACTTGAACTTCTATCTGAAGGAGGAATGGGGGTCAGAATGGGGAATAATGGCCTTAATTCAAATACAAAACTTATAGAATTTTTACAAAAAAATAAGACTTCTAAACAAAAATATCTACTTGTAGTTTCTAATTCAAATTCTGCGTCAGATATAATAATTAATACAGGAGAACCTGTAATGTCTATTGGAGGTTTCCTTGGCAAAAATAATGCTATTACATTAGAAGAATTCAAGAAAATGGTTGTAAATGGAGAAATAAGATATGTAATGGCAGGTGGCATGGGACAAGGAAATGGAAGCAGTGATATAATGAACTGGGTTAAACAAAATGGCAAACTTGTTTCTTCCAGTGAATATAGTGATTCAGATAACATCAGTAATAATGTGAGTGATTCCAATTCAAATAGTATATCAAATTCAAAAAATGATAATAGAGATGATGGAAGAAATGGAAATTCATCACAACAGCTTTATGATTTAAATTCTTATACAGAAGCTAATAATTAA
- a CDS encoding membrane protein encodes MNLQFLKNNLLKIIIVLITLLLAGLCIYTVLNYGSSSFSKNLSQKSITAIDNNLKIKSAKPNTHILQSSTPNSLNLSTDGNKSPKPSSRGFRSNSEDNKNRPNIYNNSSYSKYSSAFITYSLLFFTLSISIYLLFICKKIKLKNSDACALILGILIIGILLRIYSGLLIDGHPFDISLYKRWATNAANNILQIYDNNSSIDYPPVYIYILFVIGKLANTPIFNNYYYLFLKLPSIITDILSGYFIYKIAYKHLSKEFAILLSAFYIFNPAVLINSSIWGQSDSVFAFIAILSIFFLSNNKLVFSSVLFTILVLMKPQGIILLPLLLFELIKRRNIKSIIQCILPALLTAIIIILPFSINNGNITWTFNLYMSTIKEYPYASINAFNFFSLIKANMVNAANTMFILDYHTFGMIFIVLITIFSGFVYIKITSKYSAFIAALIQVVGVFNFSVGMHERYMFASIIISIAAYIYNKNIRLLILSALFTLIIYINTHSVLFDRFNGFGTSSYNLLTILTSFLNVVTFLYLVKFSIDLIRNHSKSRLD; translated from the coding sequence ATGAACTTGCAATTTCTAAAAAATAATCTATTAAAAATAATTATAGTATTAATAACCTTACTATTAGCTGGTCTATGTATTTATACTGTATTGAACTATGGTAGTAGTAGTTTTTCAAAAAACCTTTCACAAAAAAGTATCACAGCTATAGATAATAACTTAAAAATCAAAAGTGCTAAACCTAATACTCACATCTTACAGAGCAGTACCCCTAATTCATTAAATTTAAGTACTGATGGTAATAAAAGTCCTAAGCCATCTTCAAGAGGATTTAGATCAAATTCGGAAGATAATAAAAATCGACCAAATATATATAATAACAGTTCCTATAGTAAATATTCCTCTGCATTTATAACATATTCACTGCTGTTTTTTACATTATCAATATCTATTTATTTACTTTTTATTTGTAAAAAAATAAAATTAAAAAATTCTGATGCTTGTGCACTTATATTAGGCATACTTATAATAGGAATTTTATTACGTATTTATTCTGGATTACTAATAGATGGACATCCCTTTGATATTAGTTTATATAAAAGATGGGCTACCAATGCTGCAAATAATATCTTACAAATATACGACAATAATTCTTCTATAGATTATCCACCGGTTTATATTTATATTTTATTTGTAATAGGAAAGCTTGCAAATACACCTATATTTAATAACTATTATTATCTTTTTCTTAAATTGCCATCTATAATTACAGACATTCTATCTGGTTATTTTATATATAAAATAGCATATAAGCATTTATCTAAAGAATTTGCTATCTTACTAAGTGCTTTCTATATTTTTAACCCTGCAGTTTTAATTAATTCAAGTATTTGGGGTCAATCAGATTCTGTATTTGCTTTCATAGCTATACTTTCAATATTTTTCTTATCTAATAACAAACTAGTATTTTCTTCAGTTTTATTTACAATCTTAGTTCTTATGAAACCACAAGGAATAATACTTCTCCCTCTGCTTTTATTTGAACTAATAAAAAGAAGAAATATAAAGAGTATCATTCAGTGTATTTTGCCGGCATTATTGACTGCAATAATCATTATATTGCCTTTTTCCATAAATAATGGTAATATAACTTGGACTTTCAATCTATATATGAGCACAATAAAGGAATATCCTTACGCTTCTATCAATGCATTTAACTTTTTTAGCTTAATTAAAGCAAATATGGTTAATGCTGCAAATACTATGTTTATATTAGATTATCATACCTTTGGAATGATTTTTATTGTACTTATCACTATTTTTTCAGGATTTGTATATATAAAGATCACCAGCAAATATTCTGCATTTATTGCAGCTCTTATTCAGGTAGTTGGTGTATTTAATTTTTCTGTAGGAATGCATGAAAGATATATGTTTGCATCTATTATTATTTCAATTGCAGCTTACATATATAATAAAAATATAAGATTATTAATATTGTCTGCCCTATTCACATTAATAATCTATATTAACACTCATTCAGTGTTATTTGATAGATTTAATGGATTTGGTACAAGTTCTTATAACCTATTGACCATACTTACTTCGTTTTTAAATGTAGTTACTTTTTTGTATCTTGTAAAATTTTCTATAGATCTTATAAGAAATCACTCTAAATCAAGATTAGATTAA